The sequence CTTATTCTGGTTCTTGCCCTTAGGGTTTAGCTCGTTTCAGCTTTTTTTCTTTGGCACGTTCTTGCCCCATCGCCGACCTGTTGGCGGCTACGAAGCTCCCTACTATAGCCAGAGCTTTCCACTCCCCATCATTTTGTCATTCCTCTCTTGCTATCACTTTGGCTACCATCAAGAGCATCACCAATATCCCCAGGTTCCTTGGTGGCAGCTACCCAAGGTTTATCGGCTGGCGGCTACCGCTGACTGAGGCAGAGCTTGTTATCCTAAAAGAGAAACTTCCCCTCCCCCATAACCATGACGCAAACCCGCATCTGTATCCTCGGTGGAGGATTTGGTGGTCTGTACACCGCTCTACGTCTAAGCCAGTTGTCTTGGAATCCATCAGAAAAACCTGAGATTACGCTGGTCGATCAACGCGATCGCTTTGTTTTCCTTCCCCTCCTCTACGAACTGGTTACTAAAGAGCTAGAAACCTGGGAGATTGCCCCTCCTTATATAGAATTGCTTAGCAATACGGGTATCCATTTCCGTCAACTCGCTGTGGCAAGCATTGATATTCACGCTAAGCAGGTGCATTTTCAAAATCATGCCCAGCTTGATTACGATTATTTGGTACTAGCAATGGGCGGCGAAACTCCGATGGATCGGGTTCCGGGTGTGGCAGAACACGCGATCGCCTTTCGCACCATTCAAGATGCTTATCGGTTAGAAGAGAAGTTGCGCCTATTAGAAGAGTCAAAGGCAGACAAGATTCGCGTGGCGATCGTGGGAGCAGGCTACAGCGGTGTAGAGCTTGCCTGTAAGCTGGCAGAACGGTTGGGCGATCGCGGTCGGGTGCGCTTGGTAGAAGCAACGGATCAAATACTGCGCACATCACCCGAGTTTAACCGCGAAACGGCAACTAAGGCATTGAGTGAACGCGATGTGTGGATTGATTTAGAGACGAAAGTAGAGTCGGTGACCGCAGAGGCGATCGCTCTGGAATATAAAGGACAGCTTGATATTATCCCTGTTGA is a genomic window of Timaviella obliquedivisa GSE-PSE-MK23-08B containing:
- a CDS encoding NAD(P)/FAD-dependent oxidoreductase; translation: MTQTRICILGGGFGGLYTALRLSQLSWNPSEKPEITLVDQRDRFVFLPLLYELVTKELETWEIAPPYIELLSNTGIHFRQLAVASIDIHAKQVHFQNHAQLDYDYLVLAMGGETPMDRVPGVAEHAIAFRTIQDAYRLEEKLRLLEESKADKIRVAIVGAGYSGVELACKLAERLGDRGRVRLVEATDQILRTSPEFNRETATKALSERDVWIDLETKVESVTAEAIALEYKGQLDIIPVDIVLWTVGTQVSEVVQNLPLKHNDRQQLVINTSLQTVEHPEIFALGDLAECLDAEGQRVPSTAQAAFQQADYAGWNVWASIMDKPLLPFRYQALGEIMSLGTDNATLAGMGIKLEGPFAHVARRLIYLYRMPTLDHQIKVGLNWVAQPLRELLSP